CGCGTCCGGAACGGTTGCAGAGGGCGCAGGTGCATCCCATGCCGGTCGGTGCGTTGCACGCTGTGATCGCCAGCCAGCTGGGAAAGTCGCTGCCCCGGCCCAAAATGGCGTGGCTCCACGAGGTTTCGGCGGGCAACCCGTTCCACGCGCTGGAACTGGCGCGGGCGCTGGCCCGGGATTCCGGGGCCACCGGGCCGCTGCCCGGCACGCTCGCCGAGCTGGTCAGGACGCGGATCGCCGGGCTGCCCGGCCAGACCCGCAATGCGCTGCTCGCCGCGGCCTGTATGGCGGCGCCCACCGTGGATCACGTGGCGCAAGCCATCGGCGACGACGTCGAGCGGACGGTCGCCGCCCTCGAGGAGGCCGAACGGCACGGCATCGTCGAGATCAACGGCTACCGGCTGACGTTCGGCCATCCGCTGTTCGCCCGCGGCGTGTACACCGATGCACCGGCCGGCGAGCGCGCCGCGATGCACCGGCGCCTCGCCGACATCGTCGAGAACCCCGAGTCCAAGGCGCGCCACCGCGCTTTGGGTGGTGACGACGATGACGACGAATACACGATCCTGGCCCTCGACGAGGCCGCGGAATCGGCGTGCATCCGTGGCGCCCCCGCGGCGGCCGCTGAACTGCTCGACATGGCTCGTGCCCGGGGTGGTGGTGACACACCCGAGCGGAGCCTGCGCGCCGCGGGGTGTCACTTCGAGGCGGGCGACACCGCTCGGGCACGAGAGTTGTTGGAAGAGAACATCGGCCGAATGACACCCGGTGAGATGCGGGCCAGAGCGCTACATCTGCTCGGCCTGGTCCGGCTGTGGGACAACAGCTCCGCCGACGCGGTGCCGCTGCTGGAACAGGCCGTCGACGAAGTGGGTGTCAGCCCGGACCGCCGCGTGCAGATGCTCGTCATGCTCGCGTTCATCGAGTTCAACGCGGGACGGGCGGACCGGGCGGTGCAGCGCGCGGAAGAGGCGGTGGCACAGGCGAACACGCTGGAGCGAGCCGATCTGCTGAGCCAGGCCCGGCCGATGCGGGCGATGCTGCGGTTCCTGCTCGGCGACGGGCTCGACGAAACCGAACTCGACGGCGTGTTCGACTTCGACGAACCCGACGACATGCCGCTGGCCGCACGGCCGAGGACACTGCACGCCCTGCTGATGTTGTGGACCGGCCACCTCGACGAGGCGGCGGACCGGTTCGCGGCGATTGCCGAACGCTGTATCGAGCGCGGCGACGAGAGCGAGCGGTTCTTCGTCGATTTCCACCTCGGCCAGGTCCACCTGTGGCGGGCGGACTTTGCCGCGGCGGAGCGGGTCGCCGAGGACAGCGTCGAACGGGCGTTGCAGTCCCACAGTGACCTGCCGCTGTTCATCGCGCTGATCGTGCGGGCCATGGTGAGCGCGCACCTCGGCCGGGTGGATCAGACCCGACGCTTCGCCGCACAGGCTTTCACCGTGGGGGAGCGCTGCAGCTCGAGCCGTCTCGGGGTGTGGGCGGTGGCCGGCCTCGGTTTCCTCGAAGTGTCCCTGCGCGACTATCAGGCTGCGGTCGATGTGCTGGCCCCGGCGGTCGAGGGCTGGTCGGCGATGCCGTCCTCGACAGAACTGGTCACG
Above is a window of Mycolicibacterium baixiangningiae DNA encoding:
- a CDS encoding helix-turn-helix transcriptional regulator — encoded protein: MPLQLISRDAELSAVDTFLAAVPSGTSVLILEGDAGIGKSTVWRAGIARARARGFRVLSARPVSSESASAYSSLAELFADVGTAVLDHLPAPQRLAIDRVLSRADDTGPGTDQRAVAAAVRSVIERLAQSAPVLVAIDDLQWLDPPTALVVAAVARRSSGPVGFLVTVRAGEGARTDVLVEPSRPERLQRAQVHPMPVGALHAVIASQLGKSLPRPKMAWLHEVSAGNPFHALELARALARDSGATGPLPGTLAELVRTRIAGLPGQTRNALLAAACMAAPTVDHVAQAIGDDVERTVAALEEAERHGIVEINGYRLTFGHPLFARGVYTDAPAGERAAMHRRLADIVENPESKARHRALGGDDDDDEYTILALDEAAESACIRGAPAAAAELLDMARARGGGDTPERSLRAAGCHFEAGDTARARELLEENIGRMTPGEMRARALHLLGLVRLWDNSSADAVPLLEQAVDEVGVSPDRRVQMLVMLAFIEFNAGRADRAVQRAEEAVAQANTLERADLLSQARPMRAMLRFLLGDGLDETELDGVFDFDEPDDMPLAARPRTLHALLMLWTGHLDEAADRFAAIAERCIERGDESERFFVDFHLGQVHLWRADFAAAERVAEDSVERALQSHSDLPLFIALIVRAMVSAHLGRVDQTRRFAAQAFTVGERCSSSRLGVWAVAGLGFLEVSLRDYQAAVDVLAPAVEGWSAMPSSTELVTAPFLPDAAEALIGVGRLDDAERLVETVESNGQRLHRPWMLAVGARCRALLLAARGDLAGAVAAGERALAEHKRLPMPFELARTQLTVGRLQHRRRQYDAATDTVTAALTAFERIGAALWAQQARAELAGLAGRQTAAGLAESERRFADLAAEGLTNREIAAALFVSEKTVEANLSRIYRRLGIRSRAELARALNS